The genome window TGTTTTACTAAGTTCACAACTTCGTCAGGTGGGATCTTTCGAACAACTTCATCTTTAACCGTATCTATAACTTCTACCTGGAAAAGATCCGCTTCCTTAACATACTTGAACTTTAAGTTTCTATCAAAAATTTGAACTATTTCTTCTGCTTGGGTAAGGACATTCTTTAGTTCCTTTTCGTTTTTGGAAAAAGGAACTCCATTATGAAAAGTATTGCTTCTGTTTGAACTACCCCCGGCCTGCTGGTGGATAGACAAAGGAGAGAGTGTCGCGTCAACAGGACTGGAGCGAAATCCCGCTTTTGAGGAAATGTTCATAAATCCGCCACCATCCTCTGCTAGAAAAGAGAGGGGCTAAAGCCCCTCTCAAAATGTTTTTTATTCTCTCGTTTGTCTTACCGAAGCAGCTGCATAACAGCGTTGGGCAGCTGGTTCGCCTGGGCCAACATGGAGTTACCGGCCTGCATAAGGATGTTGAGCTTCGTGAAGTTCATCATCTCTTTTGCCATATCAAGGTCACGAATACGGCTTTCAGCAGCGGTCAGGTTTGTGCTGGCTGTGGTCAGGTTATTGATGGTGTGCTCTAAGCGATTCTGATAGGCACCAAGGTTGCCTCTCTGGCTAGAAACTCTGTCGATAGCACTATCAATGACAGTGATAGAGCGGCTGGCAGAATCTCTGTCAGTTACGAGTACTTTGTTCAAACCAAGGGAACGTGTACTCATATCGCCAACATAGACTCCCATATCTTCTTTTTCATTGGCACCGATCTGGAAAACAGTTGTGTTATCTGCAAGGTGAACAGTTGTATCATATGTACCAGAAGAAGAAACGGTCCATTTCTTAGCAGCATCATCCCAAGCTGCGTTTAAGCCAGCCATAGCGTCGATTTCGACATCTACGTTAGGATGTACTACGCCAACAAGCTGATTGCCTGTTACTTCAACCTGGTTTACATTTGTTCCAGTGTGAGCATTAGTTACCTTAACGTTAAAGGTGTTTTCAGAAGCTTTCTGAACTTCGTTCAAGCTGAGAGCTTTAACGACATCTTCGTCACCAATAAAGTTGATATTTCCAGCTTTACCTGCTACAGCACTGGAAATGACCAATGTTCCACGTACAGAATAAGGGGTATTATCGGCATCATCTTCAACGAATTTAACAAAGTTTCCTTTGTTCTCATCGCGATTGGCAGCATCCAAAACTTTAATCTGATCCAATCCGGAAGAAATCGCGTTATTCAGCTTTAATGCCAAATCGCCAAGTGTATCCTGGCTGTACAGAGTGATGCTTGCATCTTTACCGTCACCCTGAACAAGTTTAATTGTCTGAGGATCATCCATAAGGAATCGTCCAGAAGAAGCATCCCAGAACTTATCAAGATCTCTCAAGCTGACATCTTCATAAGCCTCGTCACCAGCATCTAACTGACGGAAGGTAGCCTCGCCAGCAGCTAATGTGCCCATATCAAATTTATATGTGGAGAGCTGAGCTGTTCCATCTTCGTCGAATGCCCAGAACTTAAGCTCTTTCTGTGTATCGTTCAAAGCATCATCGTCGAAATAGAACTGCATCTCCTGAGTATTGGATACGCCATCAGCTGTAACACTGAACTTCAAGCCATCTTCAGCAGCTGCTGTTGCCTGACGGCTAACGTTCACTACGAACTGCTCCCCAACCTTCAAATTAGCATTCATGGAGGTAGCAACATGAGCACCTGTTAATGCATTAAAAGAAAGACCTGCTGCTGTAAGTGCGTCAAGAGCAGAAGCTCCATTTGCAGCCGCGAAATCGATTGTAATATCTTTTTCAGCGCTCTGCATAACAGCTCCGGCTGTAGATCCCACGGTCTGGACCTTTACGTTAAAGGTTATCTTCTCGCCGTTAACAGCTTTTACTTCCCACAATGTGGAACCATTAACGACATTTCCAGTAAACAATGTCTCTGTTGTGTTGCTGAGGAAATTCAGGAAGCCTGTAGGTACGCCGTCCTGAACTCCAAAGCTATGACTAATAGCAACACTTGTTGTTCTTGCACCAGTCAAGGTAGCATTTAATTTTACGGAAGTTGCGTTAGCGCTTGCATGGACAAGACCCTCTCCAGAAAGAGTTTTGATACCAAGAGCTTCTTTACCAGAAACATCAGCAATGACATCATCATGTTTCACCTTGAAAATGTCACTCTTCTGTACCTGTGTCTGACCAGCTTTAGCCTCAACAGAAAGTTTATAGTTGCCCTCAGCTACGATCTTCTGGCCATACTGGTCAATAGTACGAAGTCCGCCACGTACGAAAACCTTCGTAGAAAGCTCGTCTGTGGACCAAAGCACAGATGCAGAACCATCAAGCAACTTCTTTTTGTTGAACTGAGTTGTTCCAGCAATACGGTCAACTTCATCACGAAGCTGGTCGACTTCAAGCTGGATGTACTGACGATCTTGAGATGTGAGTGTATCGTTTGCAGCCTGAACGCTTAACTCGCGCATTCTCTGTAAAATAGAATGTGTTTCGTTAAGAGCACCCTCAGCTGTCTGAATCATAGAAATACCATCTTGAGCATTGCTGACAGCCTGATCCAATCCCTTATACTGTGCACGCATCTTCTCACTGATGGCAAGTCCCGCTGCATCGTCAGCAGCGCTATTAATACGAAGACCTGTGGAAAGTTTGTTAATGGATTTCTGAAGAGAACCATTTGTCTGGCTTACAGAATTGTAAGCAAAAAGTGCAGGAATATTATGATATACTCGCATTATTATTTCCTCCTCCTTGAGGTTAATTGTTGATTCTTCCTTGAAAAACGAATCATCTTACTACAAAAACATTACACCTCTGGGGAATTCACCTCCTTTTCTAAAACTCATATTTATATATCGACAACTTTCTCTGCATTCTTAAGAGAAATATTCCAACAAAGTAATATTTTTTGTTCAACTTTTTCTTGTTCTTCTTTTGATACATTCATCATAATACGTTCTGCTGTCCAAGCTGCCCAGTTTCCTCCTGCCGTTTTCTTGAACCAATCATGAAAAGGGTCAGTAGGCAACGAATTCAAAAGAGAAATAAAAGAGTCATTATAAGATATATCACCCTCCCAAAAATAAGCTTCACCGTCAAGAAGAGTTGCAAGCAAGGATGGGAAGAGAGAAGAAATCTGTTGCCCCTGTCGACTCTTTCTAATATGAACTGCAAAACTACGCAAAAGAGAGGGAAGTAACTGAACTAATTTCATAGCACCATCTAGTTCTTTTTCTGGAACATTATAAGCCTCGTGCCGAACCGCAAAGATAAGACGTGCCATTTCAATATAACCATCAAGTTCCCCATCAATAAAATTCTTCCAGGCGACACACCACTCTCCGAAAAAGCCTGTATATTCTGAAGCAATCCAATCTGTAAAGAGACGTAAATCTTTATCGAGACCAGCTAGGTACCCATCTAACAAGAGTCGAGCAATTTTAGAAGGACGTTCTTCTAATAAAGATGTTTCAATCCATGGATTCCACCAATCATCGTTTCCTTCGACTATTTCTTTCCATATATTCCGTGCAGAACTTCGATCATTCTCGTTACTTTCCGAGAGTTCTTTCCAAATATAAAAAAGCTTTCCCAAATATGTGAAAACAACAGATATATCGTCATAGACCTGAGACCAGAAAAGCATAAAATCTTTATGTTTCCACCCATCAGGGAAAGGGGTATTCCAATACTTTCCTGAGGTTGAAAATATAATTATAGACTGCAATCCTATTGCTAATTTAGGAATTTCACGCCAAAGGCATTTCCACTCGTTAAGAAGAGAAAGAGAAGTCATCCTTAAATTTTTTAACGACATTTGCTGCCCTATGTTACAAACGTTACAAACACGTTCAGAAATCTCAAAACATCGTTTTTGCAAGGATAACATTTCGTTCATAACATAAAGGGCACCCTCAGAAGAGAGTCCTCCCTTCATAACCTGCTGTTGCTTTTCTGCATATGCCACAGAAGTAAGACCTATTTCCTTCCAATTTTCAACACGACTAGCAAAGGGGACATGATTAGCTCCCTCAATCCATGCGCCACCTTCTGTACAGTTATAAACAGGGATTGTTGCATCAGCTATGCAACGCTCGAAATAGATAAGGAAGGCATACCAATGATTATTGGTATCAACAGTGGTACTTTTATCCCAACTTTGAACTTTGGCAAAATTTTTACGACCATAACGATAGTGCCCAAAGGAAGATGCGTGAGTTTTTCCGTCAACACCATAAGAAAGATCTTGGCCGATAAAAACAATCTCACAGGGATGTAATGTTTCAGCCAGATGGTAACACAAATGACTTACACATAATCCGCTTCGAATATCCGGCATTCCCATTATCTTGGCCAGGTAAGGACCAAGAGCATCGCAATTAGTTAATGATATAGGCCCCGGCCACTTCGAAACAACTGCCGGAT of Aminobacterium sp. MB27-C1 contains these proteins:
- a CDS encoding flagellar protein FlaG — protein: MNISSKAGFRSSPVDATLSPLSIHQQAGGSSNRSNTFHNGVPFSKNEKELKNVLTQAEEIVQIFDRNLKFKYVKEADLFQVEVIDTVKDEVVRKIPPDEVVNLVKHVEDLLGMLFDVKG
- a CDS encoding flagellin; the protein is MRVYHNIPALFAYNSVSQTNGSLQKSINKLSTGLRINSAADDAAGLAISEKMRAQYKGLDQAVSNAQDGISMIQTAEGALNETHSILQRMRELSVQAANDTLTSQDRQYIQLEVDQLRDEVDRIAGTTQFNKKKLLDGSASVLWSTDELSTKVFVRGGLRTIDQYGQKIVAEGNYKLSVEAKAGQTQVQKSDIFKVKHDDVIADVSGKEALGIKTLSGEGLVHASANATSVKLNATLTGARTTSVAISHSFGVQDGVPTGFLNFLSNTTETLFTGNVVNGSTLWEVKAVNGEKITFNVKVQTVGSTAGAVMQSAEKDITIDFAAANGASALDALTAAGLSFNALTGAHVATSMNANLKVGEQFVVNVSRQATAAAEDGLKFSVTADGVSNTQEMQFYFDDDALNDTQKELKFWAFDEDGTAQLSTYKFDMGTLAAGEATFRQLDAGDEAYEDVSLRDLDKFWDASSGRFLMDDPQTIKLVQGDGKDASITLYSQDTLGDLALKLNNAISSGLDQIKVLDAANRDENKGNFVKFVEDDADNTPYSVRGTLVISSAVAGKAGNINFIGDEDVVKALSLNEVQKASENTFNVKVTNAHTGTNVNQVEVTGNQLVGVVHPNVDVEIDAMAGLNAAWDDAAKKWTVSSSGTYDTTVHLADNTTVFQIGANEKEDMGVYVGDMSTRSLGLNKVLVTDRDSASRSITVIDSAIDRVSSQRGNLGAYQNRLEHTINNLTTASTNLTAAESRIRDLDMAKEMMNFTKLNILMQAGNSMLAQANQLPNAVMQLLR
- a CDS encoding motility associated factor glycosyltransferase family protein, whose amino-acid sequence is MRLLTPNFDLWQKNVDALQKSNPQAAELLKSYAEAEKYGTFTMSFDDNVVELRKSDGRLHFREYRKKTFIEMDGGRKEDINLYIGFGLGYSFARTMSQERMNRAVIVETDPALLYWSMHIHEMEGLLASPGISWVVGTTSTDRETQWRQVFEKHRGLLNEAPCVFIHRTKDGEESVQEIRQIISEFRTALSGEMHSQLIDADRAYREMAHNIVNGCLVHKKGMFPLSSLQKMWKEKPIIIASAGPSLDKQLPLLKKAQDYAVIIANDVIAEGLFKEGITPHVVVALDSSRSNYQRMKPIIENFREQASHTVFVAGSKVHPAVVSKWPGPISLTNCDALGPYLAKIMGMPDIRSGLCVSHLCYHLAETLHPCEIVFIGQDLSYGVDGKTHASSFGHYRYGRKNFAKVQSWDKSTTVDTNNHWYAFLIYFERCIADATIPVYNCTEGGAWIEGANHVPFASRVENWKEIGLTSVAYAEKQQQVMKGGLSSEGALYVMNEMLSLQKRCFEISERVCNVCNIGQQMSLKNLRMTSLSLLNEWKCLWREIPKLAIGLQSIIIFSTSGKYWNTPFPDGWKHKDFMLFWSQVYDDISVVFTYLGKLFYIWKELSESNENDRSSARNIWKEIVEGNDDWWNPWIETSLLEERPSKIARLLLDGYLAGLDKDLRLFTDWIASEYTGFFGEWCVAWKNFIDGELDGYIEMARLIFAVRHEAYNVPEKELDGAMKLVQLLPSLLRSFAVHIRKSRQGQQISSLFPSLLATLLDGEAYFWEGDISYNDSFISLLNSLPTDPFHDWFKKTAGGNWAAWTAERIMMNVSKEEQEKVEQKILLCWNISLKNAEKVVDI